The window GTCCCGATTAAATTCtcatcttctccaggaagcctttcccaactcttaATTCTTATgcattccctccctcttttcattatttcctattgatcCCTGTATAGAGCTTATTTGtccttatttgtttgcttgtcatGTCCCATTTAGTTAGTGTGCTCTTTTAGGATAAGGACTGACTTTtcactctttttgtatccccagcacttagcacagttcttgatacatagtaagtgcttaataaatgtttattgactgactatctgaaaatatcaagagaacaaaggattattttataaagTTAGGTCCTCACGGATCTTATTTTTAGACTCTACCTTAAGACAATGAAAGGCCAATGTGAAAGAATGTATGGGTGAGAAAGAGGCAtgtaagaaagagaagggggcagctaggtggtacagtggacaaagcactggccttggattcaggaggacctgagttcaaatctggcctcagacacttgactcttactagctgtgtgatcctgagcaagtcacttaaccctcattgcgcccccaaaaaaaaagaaaaaaagagaaaggggaagaggtagaatggggcacATTTTCTTACATAAAGGAGATGTGTAAAGAAGAGCTTTTATTAGTAgatgggaaaatggggaagggggcTATGCTCAAACCTCATTCTCCTCAGACTTGGTTCAAAGAGGGAGGgatagctacacacacacacacacacacacacacatatgtgtatatgtgtatgtatatgcaagtatatatgtactcagttgagtatagaaatttatcttatccaatagaaagaaaggagaagaggatacAAAATATGGGGCAGTGGTCAGAAGGATAataaacttttgaggagggataggataaaaagagagagataaacaaaggaaaatgtgatGGAGAGAAATGTGTAGTTAATGATCATAAttatgaatgtgaatgtgataaGCTAACCCATAGAATAAAAATggtagcagaatggattggaaaccaGAATCGAACAATATGTTGTATACAAGAGACACATTCAAGACTGAAAGATACACATAGAGTTGAAATGAAGGACTGGAGCAgagtctattatgcttcagctgaaatgaATATGGCAGGGGTAGCAGTCAtggtctcagacaaagcaaaagcaaacttAGACCTACTTGAAAGAAACAATCAGGGAAAGTACTtgaaaggtatcatagacaatgatGTAATGtcaaattttacagcaagtttctctgataaaggcctcatttctcagatatctAGGGAactatcaaatttataaaaataagagccatttctcaatcgatagtcaaagggtatgaacaggcagttttccaaagaagaaatcaaagctatctatagccatgaaaaaaatgctctaaaacactaaagattagagaaagacaaagtaaaacaactctgaaggaaccacctcacacttatcagaaatGAAATATGCTGGAAGGGGGAATAAGGGAAAATACATACATTATAAACAATTgctggagtagtgaactggtccaaccaatCTAGAGAACAATcagtaactatgcccaaagggctataaaactgcctaccctttgattcaacaataccactattagttctataacccaaagagatcaaagaaaaaagaaaagaacattatatacatatttacaaaaatatagcagctcttttggtggtggcaaagaattgaacattGAGAAGTTGatcatcaattgaagaatgattgAAAGGTAGCttgatggtgcagtagataaagcactggccctggattcaggaggacctcagttcaaatccagcctcagacacttgacacttgctagctatgtgaccctgggcaagtcacttagccctcattgccccaccaaaataataataataataataatttaatatttaaattaaaaatggtcTTTATGGAAAATCATCAACCATACtcttgtatgcatatataattcttataaagattttatagaaatgagaaatgaggtATATGTATTAGTGGTAGCTATCATCTTCttactttttctctttaaaatagcCTCCAATCTATTCTATggaatttttattctttgatatatCTTGAGAATAAGTCCTTGAGTACATGTAAAATGTTGCCTTTAGCAACAGTTTTTACTTGTTCAAATATAGCAACTCTTCCCCACTGCATCTTCTTATTTTGAAGTGTCATTGATATTTATTTGTATTGCATGATTTTGGAGGAGAAATTCCATAAAATGTGAGAATTAGAAAACAGGATCTAAAGACAGCTGGGATCTTTCATCATAAGAAATAGAAATCCTAGGATATTATTTAGTGAAAGACATTGGATTTCGATTTGATATATTGATGTTAAAGACACTTTTCTCTAACCACACTGTAAAAAGATAATCAGCAAAAAAGCTAACATTGATTCGAGGACATTAAATTAGATGTCAAATAAGAAGAGGTATTTCCCTTCATTCATTCCATGTTCCCACCAAACTAGCCTATCATCTGTTCCCCAAAATTGGTATTCTCCCTTTCATATCTATGCCTTTGCACAAGCTGCCTTTTATGCTTAGAATTCACTCtactcacctccatctcttagaatccttagattCTTTCTAAATTGACCATACCTTTCCTCATCCACACAATGGATCTCACCCAGAGTTCTCTCCTCGTTAtattgtatttacttctctgtaaacATACCAATTGGTATCCTGCTAGGGTGCTAGCAGGTGGTACTCTTCTGTTGCAAGACAGACAATTCTTTTCcacttcagttcaacaaatatgtaAGCCCTTGCTGggcaatagaaatagaaagacaaaaagaaaataatccctgccctcatgaatTTTTACATTCCACTGAGGagatagaatggaatggaaaataatttattaagaactATGTGCTAAGTGTGCtaagtgtgctaagtgcttgggatgcAAGGGGATGGCAAGGAGCATCACCAAAAAGGACCCTCATGGGTAACAATAGACCTTCCCTTTCCTCAACCCAGCCCCTATTGCCCCATTATCCAGTTCCCacagaggataaaaagagagataaacTGAGGAAAATGTGATAGAGAGAAATGTATAGTTAGTGATCATAAttatgaatgtgaatgtgatagCACAAAGTGCTAGACACCCATTCTCTGCTAAAATGTTGAAACCTCCTCCCCATTTTTGTATCCATTCTGACACTCAGACTCACTATCCTCCTGATCAAGGACTATCAGTCCTATAATTACTTACCAAGGTCCTTGGTGTATTACCATCTTCCATGATGCTTTTTCCTCCAGAACCTAACCTTTCCATTTGCTTTGAACCAAACCCTCCTttatatcttcctttttcttttcccaagagAATGAGCTTCTTGGGAGCAAGGATTCacttttctacttctttctccagcacttaacatagtgcttgacacatagtaaacacttaataaatattttaaatggcattCAATTCCCccgtggaatgtaaactccttgtggaAAGGgagtattttttttgtctttgtattcccattgcctAACAAGGgtttaaatatttgttcaataagAAAGGAATTGCCTGTCTCTGCTAAAGAAGGACAGTCATCTTTGGAGGCAGAGGGAGTAATAAGTTGAACTTCAGAGAGTCTGGTTGTCCTTCCACTTCCAGAAGTTCATATTACAAAGAGAGTATAACATGGCCATAATGCATGTCATTCTAGACAATGTAGAAATGTGTATACAGAGAGTTGTGCCAGTGGTCAGAACGATGGATCCAAGTCCTCAGGAAAAATGTAGTCTCACCATCAACTCCTCGGCTACTAGGTAGGATCACCTCATGACTATTCATTCATCCCTTTGCTTTCTTCCCTCTACTGTATATATTGTAGGGAGATCTCAGAAGTATTTTGCCTTCCTTGGTTCTCCCACTGAATGGTGCAGAAAGTAAAGGAATCCCCCAAGATAGTTATTCTCCTTACATCAAACTTTCCTACCCTCTCAACTAggcatctaaggtcctttctattcctaaatctatgatcctgtaattgTAATGTCAAAGGTGGAGCTTCAGATCAAAATTTCCAGGATCCCAGGCCTCTATAGAAAATGTGATGGAGTGCAGTCTTCACCTCTCTATTCCTCAGACTATAGATAATTGGGTTCAACATTGGAGTTACCACTGTGTAGGATAGTGACAGCAACTTCTTGCTCTCTGGGGAGTTATTGGACTTGGGTCGGAAATAGGTAAGACTAGCAGACccatagaaaagggaaacaaCAAGGAGGTGAGAGGAACAGGTAGAAAAGGCCTTACGTTTTCCCTCAGCTGAAGGCATTCTGATGATGGTACAACCAATGCGAACATAAGAGCCCAAGATCAATAAGCAGGGGGCCATGACAACCAAAATAGTTCCTACGATGGCATAGATCTCAAAGAGTGCTGTGTCTGCACAGACCAGCTTCAACACAGGCGGACTGTCACAGAAAAAGTGGTTCACTTGATTTGAGCCACAGAATGGGAAACTGAAGAGCCATGTCGTCTGTACTGTGGCCACAGGAAGTCCTGATAACCATGAGGCAGCAGCCAGCTGTACACAAGCCTTGTGACTCATGATGATTGGATAGCGCAGGGGGTCACAGATGGCCACATAACGGTCATATGCCATGGTTGCCAGAAGAAAGCATTCTGAAGcccccaagaagaagaagaaatacatcTGA is drawn from Dromiciops gliroides isolate mDroGli1 chromosome 2, mDroGli1.pri, whole genome shotgun sequence and contains these coding sequences:
- the LOC122739017 gene encoding olfactory receptor 10A5-like, which codes for MAGENWTTVSEFVLLSFSALQPKFQALLFFLFLAIELITLMGNALIILVTTVGSGLHSPMYFFLRNLSLLEIGFNLVIVPKMLGTLLVHDTNISFLNCALQMYFFFFLGASECFLLATMAYDRYVAICDPLRYPIIMSHKACVQLAAASWLSGLPVATVQTTWLFSFPFCGSNQVNHFFCDSPPVLKLVCADTALFEIYAIVGTILVVMAPCLLILGSYVRIGCTIIRMPSAEGKRKAFSTCSSHLLVVSLFYGSASLTYFRPKSNNSPESKKLLSLSYTVVTPMLNPIIYSLRNREVKTALHHIFYRGLGSWKF